The following proteins come from a genomic window of Amaranthus tricolor cultivar Red isolate AtriRed21 chromosome 14, ASM2621246v1, whole genome shotgun sequence:
- the LOC130799705 gene encoding protein DETOXIFICATION 16-like isoform X2, giving the protein MEKQENSSTILPLLSKPLTESEVWNEFQVYVEEAKRQLWLACPLILVGLLTFSLHIISLMMVGRLGELALSAASMATSFAYVTGFALLLGMASALETICGQSYGAGQYHMVGIHTQRAMVTLTLISIPIGLIWFNTETILMALGQNHEIAAEAAPYTRFSSASFQGILGFLRLAIPSAVMVCLEMWSFEMIVLLSGLLPNPALETSVLSISLNTTSLVWVIPEGFSGAVSTRVSNELGAGNPQAAKLAVYIVLCMTVYESFLVGLLLILIRNAWGYAYSNEMEVVRYLAAMMPLLSLTNLLDGLACVLSGTARGCGWQKIGAYINLGSFYLVGLPAAILLAFFMHIGGKGLWLGIICALILQVLALFAITVKTNWELQVEKAMQRVSESKLLPELVL; this is encoded by the exons atggagaaGCAAGAAAATTCATCAACGATCCTCCCTCTTCTCAGCAAACCACTCACCGAATCAGAAGTTTGGAATGAATTTCAGGTTTATGTTGAAGAAGCAAAGAGACAATTATGGTTGGCATGTCCATTGATATTAGTTGGTTTATTAACATTTTCATTACATATCATTTCTCTTATGATGGTTGGTCGTCTTGGTGAATTAGCTCTCTCTGCAGCTTCCATGGCTACCTCTTTTGCCTATGTTACTGGTTTTGCATTACTG CTAGGCATGGCGAGTGCACTAGAGACCATTTGTGGGCAGTCTTATGGTGCAGGGCAATACCATATGGTGGGCATACACACACAAAGAGCCATGGTCACGTTGACATTGATAAGCATTCCCATCGGTTTAATATGGTTTAATACTGAAACAATTCTAATGGCGTTAGGACAAAATCATGAGATAGCAGCCGAAGCAGCACCCTACACACG CTTCTCGAGTGCATCATTTCAAGGAATTCTGGGTTTTTTGAGGCTTGCGATACCATCAGCAGTCATGGTCTG CTTGGAGATGTGGTCTTTTGAGATGATTGTTCTCTTATCTGGTCTTCTACCGAATCCTGCACTAGAAACTTCAGTGCTTTCTATCAG CCTCAACACAACCTCACTTGTCTGGGTTATTCCTGAAGGTTTCAGTGGTGCAGTCAg TACCAGGGTCTCTAATGAACTGGGTGCTGGAAATCCACAAGCTGCAAAGTTAGCAGTATATATTGTTTTATGCATGACAGTCTATGAGAGCTTTTTGGTGGGGCTACTCCTTATATTGATACGAAATGCCTGGGGCTATGCTTACAGTAACGAGATGGAAGTGGTTCGATATTTAGCTGCCATGATGCCCCTTCTTTCACTAACCAATCTTTTAGATGGACTTGCTTGTGTCCTATCTG GTACTGCTAGAGGATGTGGTTGGCAAAAAATAGGAGCATATATCAATCTCGGGTCATTTTATCTTGTGGGTTTACCAGCTGCAATCCTATTAGCATTTTTCATGCACATTGGAGgaaaa GGTCTCTGGTTAGGAATAATATGTGCACTCATCCTTCAAGTTCTAGCTCTTTTTGCCATTACCGTGAAAACAAACTGGGAGCTACAA GTCGAGAAAGCTATGCAGAGAGTTTCTGAATCCAAACTTCTCCCAGAGTTGGTTTTGTGA
- the LOC130799705 gene encoding protein DETOXIFICATION 16-like isoform X1, translating to MEKQENSSTILPLLSKPLTESEVWNEFQVYVEEAKRQLWLACPLILVGLLTFSLHIISLMMVGRLGELALSAASMATSFAYVTGFALLLGMASALETICGQSYGAGQYHMVGIHTQRAMVTLTLISIPIGLIWFNTETILMALGQNHEIAAEAAPYTRFMIPSLFAYSYIQCLIRFFQSQNIVFPMMLTSGITTILHLLISWTLVFKCHLGSKGAALANTMSYWINCLLLVAYMKFSSSCSKTWVSFSSASFQGILGFLRLAIPSAVMVCLEMWSFEMIVLLSGLLPNPALETSVLSISLNTTSLVWVIPEGFSGAVSTRVSNELGAGNPQAAKLAVYIVLCMTVYESFLVGLLLILIRNAWGYAYSNEMEVVRYLAAMMPLLSLTNLLDGLACVLSGTARGCGWQKIGAYINLGSFYLVGLPAAILLAFFMHIGGKGLWLGIICALILQVLALFAITVKTNWELQVEKAMQRVSESKLLPELVL from the exons atggagaaGCAAGAAAATTCATCAACGATCCTCCCTCTTCTCAGCAAACCACTCACCGAATCAGAAGTTTGGAATGAATTTCAGGTTTATGTTGAAGAAGCAAAGAGACAATTATGGTTGGCATGTCCATTGATATTAGTTGGTTTATTAACATTTTCATTACATATCATTTCTCTTATGATGGTTGGTCGTCTTGGTGAATTAGCTCTCTCTGCAGCTTCCATGGCTACCTCTTTTGCCTATGTTACTGGTTTTGCATTACTG CTAGGCATGGCGAGTGCACTAGAGACCATTTGTGGGCAGTCTTATGGTGCAGGGCAATACCATATGGTGGGCATACACACACAAAGAGCCATGGTCACGTTGACATTGATAAGCATTCCCATCGGTTTAATATGGTTTAATACTGAAACAATTCTAATGGCGTTAGGACAAAATCATGAGATAGCAGCCGAAGCAGCACCCTACACACGGTTCATGATTCCAAGCCTTTTTGCATATAGTTATATTCAATGCCTTATAAGATTCTTTCAATCTCAAAATATAGTCTTTCCTATGATGCTAACGTCCGGAATTACTACAATATTGCACTTGTTAATTTCTTGGACATTAGTGTTCAAATGCCACCTAGGAAGTAAAGGAGCTGCTCTTGCAAATACTATGTCGTACTGGattaattgtttattgttagTTGCTTATATGAAATTTTCTTCATCCTGTTCCAAAACTTGGGTTAGCTTCTCGAGTGCATCATTTCAAGGAATTCTGGGTTTTTTGAGGCTTGCGATACCATCAGCAGTCATGGTCTG CTTGGAGATGTGGTCTTTTGAGATGATTGTTCTCTTATCTGGTCTTCTACCGAATCCTGCACTAGAAACTTCAGTGCTTTCTATCAG CCTCAACACAACCTCACTTGTCTGGGTTATTCCTGAAGGTTTCAGTGGTGCAGTCAg TACCAGGGTCTCTAATGAACTGGGTGCTGGAAATCCACAAGCTGCAAAGTTAGCAGTATATATTGTTTTATGCATGACAGTCTATGAGAGCTTTTTGGTGGGGCTACTCCTTATATTGATACGAAATGCCTGGGGCTATGCTTACAGTAACGAGATGGAAGTGGTTCGATATTTAGCTGCCATGATGCCCCTTCTTTCACTAACCAATCTTTTAGATGGACTTGCTTGTGTCCTATCTG GTACTGCTAGAGGATGTGGTTGGCAAAAAATAGGAGCATATATCAATCTCGGGTCATTTTATCTTGTGGGTTTACCAGCTGCAATCCTATTAGCATTTTTCATGCACATTGGAGgaaaa GGTCTCTGGTTAGGAATAATATGTGCACTCATCCTTCAAGTTCTAGCTCTTTTTGCCATTACCGTGAAAACAAACTGGGAGCTACAA GTCGAGAAAGCTATGCAGAGAGTTTCTGAATCCAAACTTCTCCCAGAGTTGGTTTTGTGA
- the LOC130799704 gene encoding berberine bridge enzyme-like 13, which translates to MALSNITIPFAILLIFSLSCYVVCSNEIQASFIHCLSKHISLQKSFPTSLYTPNNTSFSSILNSTAYNLRYLLPSVEKPQLIFIPSHESHVQTTVICAKKHGIQLRFRSGGHDYEGVSYASEMGDPFVILDLSKLRSVTVDIDDNSAWVEAGATTGEFYYRISEHSKVHGFPAGLCTSLGIGGHITGGAYGSMMRKYGLGVDNVIDVQLVDPTGKILDRKSMGEDLFWAVKGGGGGSFGVILAWKVKLVPVPDTVTTFTVPRTLEQGLTKLLYKWQQVADKLDEDLFIRVEFMPGTRPNTTEKTVQALFNALYLGSTTQLMQIMGNNFPELELTYKDCNEMSWIESVVYIGGYPTGTSPEVLLQGMPLSRNYFKAKSDFVREPIPNTGLEGLWKKLLEAEGYYLMIWNPYGGMMSRIPESNTPFPHRKGTIYKIQYVVAWKDGENSESKNMAWIRDLYDYMEPYVSKNPREAYVNYRDLDLGINKEGDVNVNEARAWGLKYFKNNFDRLVKIKTKFDPENFFRHEQSIPPLPSHNKKIKKDEIFHYHKVGKHYKEHGC; encoded by the coding sequence ATGGCTCTTTCAAACATTACAATTCCCTTTGCAATTCTACTAATTTTCTCACTTTCTTGCTATGTAGTATGCTCAAATGAAATTCAAGCTAGCTTTATTCATTGTCTTTCCAAGCACATTAGTCTACAAAAGTCATTTCCAACATCATTGTACACCCCAAATAACACTTCCTTTAGTTCAATCCTTAACTCCACAGCATATAACTTAAGGTACTTATTACCTTCAGTCGAAAAACCCCAACTAATCTTCATTCCATCACATGAATCCCATGTACAAACAACTGTTATATGTGCCAAAAAACATGGAATTCAACTCAGGTTTCGAAGTGGGGGGCACGACTATGAAGGTGTTTCCTATGCTTCCGAGATGGGGGACCCATTTGTAATTCTAGACCTATCGAAACTCCGGTCTGTAACTGTTGATATCGATGATAACAGTGCATGGGTCGAGGCAGGGGCCACCACAGGGGAATTCTATTACAGGATATCAGAACACAGTAAGGTGCACGGATTTCCTGCAGGACTTTGCACCAGTTTGGGTATAGGAGGTCATATTACAGGCGGAGCTTACGGCTCTATGATGAGAAAATATGGCCTAGGTGTTGATAATGTGATCGATGTCCAGTTAGTCGATCCAACCGGGAAAATTCTTGACCGGAAATCGATGGGAGAAGATTTGTTTTGGGCTGTCAAAGGTGGTGGTGGAGGAAGTTTCGGAGTAATTCTTGCTTGGAAAGTAAAACTTGTTCCTGTACCTGACACTGTCACAACTTTTACAGTTCCTAGAACATTGGAACAAGGCTTAACTAAACTCTTATATAAATGGCAGCAAGTTGCTGATAAACTTGATGAGGATCTTTTTATCAGGGTAGAATTCATGCCAGGAACGCGTCCAAACACAACCGAAAAAACTGTACAAGCGTTATTTAACGCGCTGTATTTAGGTAGCACAACTCAACTTATGCAAATCATGGGTAATAATTTCCCTGAATTGGAATTGACATACAAGGATTGCAATGAAATGAGTTGGATCGAATCAGTTGTTTACATTGGAGGGTACCCTACAGGGACTAGCCCGGAAGTTTTACTTCAAGGGATGCCCTTATCTAGGAACTACTTTAAGGCAAAGTCTGATTTTGTTAGAGAACCGATCCCCAACACCGGCCTTGAAGGACTTTGGAAGAAGTTGTTAGAGGCTGAAGGGTACTATCTTATGATATGGAATCCTTATGGTGGGATGATGAGTAGAATACCCGAGTCTAATACCCCGTTTCCTCATAGGAAAGGTACGATTTATAAGATTCAATATGTTGTAGCTTGGAAAGATGGTGAGAATAGTGAAAGTAAGAACATGGCTTGGATTAGGGACTTATATGATTATATGGAGCCTTATGTGTCTAAGAACCCCAGGGAAGCTTATGTTAATTATAGGGATCTTGATTTGGGGATAAATAAAGAGGGTGATGTGAATGTTAATGAAGCTAGAGCTTGGGGTTTAAAGtattttaagaataattttGATAGGTTGGtgaaaattaaaaccaaatttgaTCCTGAAAACTTTTTCAGGCACGAACAGAGTATTCCTCCTCTTCCTTCACATAACAAGAAGATTAAAAAGGATGAAATATTTCACTATCATAAAGTTGGGAAGCATTACAAAGAACATGGTTGTTAG
- the LOC130799706 gene encoding F-box protein At1g49990-like, which yields MSDQVVESISCHYRTRLPDKMVQEILIRLPARTIFRFKTLSRTWNSIISSPYFKKSYISRNPTPSWFIVERSLTRKSIPNFRGYTTQLYFQEPPKLSTLFIIFPESVDLPNSYHPTLLASSDGLLLIDIMCRNKPFSLFLITATTNNILPVETPQWLTNDQMGVGLITQIGKTNGFIEKFMIVYCKPINGSTIASLMCFSSETLEWDLKHAKFISGEFFFITGSLRVIEFKGKLIWYDLGFGLIAWDDPFSIEKEVQLRLIEFPNRQMKELEDEMCLDCGGGYIQFLELSKRKNGEISLWRLKYGYGTWILLSKLNFPGLDCRPESVMPTPIFIHPFNGDIVFFDFGYRIISLDLKSEKMECSDNFRNSAVFPFSITKSWVPVLLSSWPIISFSPIVDAKVKFKYGNVFYDKGDINQAIDLYTQSINSSENAITYVFRASAYTKLGKYQEAEVDFAKALELDGECFEAYKRRALTRLKGCVEDLEIALKLKPDHQKLKYLHTNVKALCLL from the exons ATGTCAGATCAAGTTGTAGAATCAATCTCATGTCATTACCGAACCCGTTTACCCGATAAAATGGTACAAGAAATCCTTATCCGTTTACCCGCAAGAACTATCTTCCGTTTCAAAACCTTATCAAGAACCTGGAATTCAATCATCTCATCTCCATATTTCAAGAAATCCTACATTTCCCGCAATCCAACCCCATCATGGTTCATCGTCGAACGATCTCTAACCCGAAAATCAATCCCCAATTTTCGGGGATATACAACCCAATTATACTTCCAAGAACCCCCAAAATTGAGtactctttttattattttccccGAAAGTGTTGATTTACCCAATTCATATCACCCAACATTGCTAGCTTCGAGTGATGGGTTATTACTTATTGACATAATGTGTAGAAATAAGCCATTCAGCTTGTTTTTGATTACTgctacaactaataatatacttccAGTTGAAACTCCTCAATGGCTAACTAATGATCAAATGGGTGTCGGATTAATTACCCAGATTGGTAAAACTAATGGGTTTATTGAGAAATTCATGATTGTGTACTGTAAGCCAATAAATGGAAGTACAATCGCTTCTTTGATGTGTTTTTCGTCAGAAACATTAGAATGGGACTTGAAACATGCTAAATTTATATCcggagaatttttttttattactggAAGTTTAAGAGTAATTGAGTTCAAGGGGAAATTGATTTGGTATGATTTAGGTTTTGGATTAATAGCTTGGGATGATCCTTTTAGTATAGAAAAAGAAGTTCAATTACGATTAATCGAGTTTCCAAATCGACAAATGAAAGAATTGGAAGATGAAATGTGTTTAGACTGTGGTGGTGGGTATATTCAGTTTTTGGAGCTTTCTAAGAGAAAAAATGGTGAGATAAGTTTGTGGAGGTTGAAGTATGGATATGGAACATGGATTTTACTGAGTAAGTTGAATTTTCCGGGTCTTGATTGTAGACCCGAATCAGTAATGCCAACACCCATTTTTATCCATCCTTTTAATGGTGATATCgtcttctttgattttggtTATCGTATTATTTCTCTGGATCTTAAATCTGAAAAAATGGAGTGTAGCGATAATTTCCGAAATAGTGCTGTGTTTCCTTTTTCTATTACCAAGTCTTGGGTTCCCGTTTTGCTCTCGAGTTGGCCTATTATTTCGTTTTCTCCAATTGTCG ATGCTAAAGTCAAGTTTAAATATGGAAATGTATTTTACGACAAAGGGGATATTAATCAAGCTATAGATCTCTATACACAGAGCATTAATTCGTCAGAAAATGCCATAACTTACGTATTTAGAGCTTCGGCATATACGAAGCTCGGTAAATACCAAGAAGCAGAAGTTGATTTCGCCAAGGCATTGGAGTTAGATGGTGAATGCTTTGAAGCTTACAAACGCCGAGCACTTACAAGACTTAAAGGTTGTGTTGAAGATTTGGAAATTGCCTTGAAACTAAAGCCTGATCACCAAAAATTAAAGTATCTACATACTAATGTAAAAGCATTGTGCTTGTTATAG